In Terriglobales bacterium, a single window of DNA contains:
- the rpsL gene encoding 30S ribosomal protein S12 — translation MPTFNQLVKQGRSSPKYKTASPALQGSPQKRGVCTRVYTQTPKKPNSALRKVARVRLTNGIEVTTYIPGVGHNLQEHSIVLIRGGRVKDLPGVRYHVVRGTLDTVGVAGRKQSRSKYGAKRPK, via the coding sequence TTGCCGACGTTCAATCAGCTGGTGAAACAGGGTCGCTCCTCGCCGAAGTACAAGACGGCCAGCCCCGCGCTCCAGGGCTCCCCGCAGAAGCGCGGCGTCTGCACGCGCGTCTACACCCAGACGCCCAAGAAGCCGAACTCGGCGCTCCGCAAGGTCGCCCGCGTCCGCCTGACCAACGGGATCGAGGTCACCACCTACATCCCCGGCGTCGGACACAACCTGCAGGAGCACTCCATCGTGCTCATCCGCGGCGGCCGCGTGAAGGATCTCCCCGGCGTCCGCTACCACGTCGTGCGCGGCACGCTCGACACCGTCGGCGTCGCCGGCCGCAAGCAGAGCCGCTCGAAATACGGCGCCAAGCGCCCCAAGTAA
- the rpsG gene encoding 30S ribosomal protein S7 yields the protein MPRKGHIAKREVAADPVYNSTLVTKFVNSMMWDGKKSTAQNIFYTAMKQLEQKGGSDALSLFKKAVENAKPVLEVKSRRVGGANYQVPVEVNPDRRTSLAIRWLLSYSRGRAEKGMTDKLANELLDAANGRGAAIKKKEDVHRMAEANKAFAHYRW from the coding sequence ATGCCGAGAAAAGGACATATCGCGAAGCGGGAAGTGGCGGCCGATCCGGTCTACAACTCCACCCTCGTCACCAAGTTCGTCAACTCGATGATGTGGGACGGCAAGAAGTCGACCGCGCAGAACATCTTCTACACCGCCATGAAGCAGCTCGAGCAGAAGGGCGGCTCCGACGCGCTCTCGCTCTTCAAGAAAGCCGTGGAGAACGCCAAGCCGGTGCTCGAAGTGAAGTCGCGCCGCGTGGGTGGCGCGAACTACCAGGTGCCAGTCGAAGTGAATCCCGACCGCCGCACCTCGCTCGCCATCCGCTGGCTGCTGAGCTATTCGCGCGGCCGCGCCGAGAAGGGCATGACCGACAAGCTCGCCAACGAGTTGCTCGACGCCGCCAACGGGCGCGGCGCCGCGATCAAGAAGAAGGAAGACGTTCACCGCATGGCGGAAGCCAACAAGGCCTTCGCGCACTATCGCTGGTAA